In Streptomyces sp. DG2A-72, one genomic interval encodes:
- a CDS encoding DUF3145 domain-containing protein, with protein MTTRGVLYVHSAPRALCPHVEWAVAGVLGTRVSLDWIRQPAAPGTWRSEFSWQAEAGTASKLASALRGWHLLRFEVTAEPCPTAEGERYSCTPDLGIFHAVTGIHGDILIPEDRLRAALVRSQRGETDLEAELSKLLGKPWDDELEPFRYAGEGAPVRWLHQVV; from the coding sequence GTGACGACACGTGGAGTTCTGTACGTGCACTCCGCGCCGCGCGCGCTGTGCCCGCATGTCGAGTGGGCCGTGGCCGGGGTGCTCGGCACACGCGTCAGCCTCGACTGGATCCGGCAGCCCGCGGCCCCCGGCACCTGGCGCTCCGAGTTCTCCTGGCAGGCCGAGGCCGGCACCGCCTCCAAACTGGCGTCCGCCCTGCGCGGCTGGCACCTCCTGCGGTTCGAAGTCACCGCCGAGCCCTGCCCCACCGCCGAGGGCGAGCGCTACAGCTGCACCCCCGACCTCGGCATCTTCCACGCCGTCACCGGCATCCACGGCGACATCCTCATCCCCGAAGACCGCCTCAGGGCAGCCCTCGTCCGCTCCCAGCGGGGGGAGACGGACTTGGAGGCCGAACTGTCCAAGCTCCTGGGCAAGCCGTGGGACGACGAACTGGAGCCGTTCAGGTACGCGGGCGAGGGAGCCCCGGTGAGGTGGCTGCACCAGGTCGTCTAG
- a CDS encoding ketoacyl-ACP synthase III, translating into MSKIKPSKGAPYACILGVGGYRPTRVVPNEVILEKIDSSDEWIRSRSGIETRHWASDEETVAAMSIEASGKAIADAGISAEQIGAVVVSTVSHFSQTPAVATEIADKLGTDKAAAFDISAGCAGFGYGLTLAKGMIVEGSAEYVLVIGVERLSDLTDLEDRATAFLFGDGAGAVVVGPAQEPAIGPTVWGSEGDKSETIKQTVPWTDFRNGEVAKFPAITQEGQAVFRWAVFEMAKVAQQALDAAGITPDDLDVFIPHQANERIIDSMVKTLKLPEHVTVARDVRTTGNTSAASIPLAMERLLATGEAKSGDTALVIGFGAGLVYAATVVTLP; encoded by the coding sequence ATGTCGAAGATCAAGCCCAGCAAGGGCGCCCCGTACGCGTGCATTCTCGGCGTGGGCGGTTACCGTCCCACCCGGGTCGTGCCGAACGAGGTGATCCTCGAGAAGATCGACTCGTCCGACGAGTGGATCCGTTCGCGCTCCGGCATCGAGACCCGGCACTGGGCCTCCGACGAGGAGACAGTGGCCGCGATGTCGATCGAGGCGTCCGGCAAGGCGATCGCCGACGCCGGGATCTCCGCCGAGCAGATCGGCGCCGTGGTCGTCTCGACCGTCTCGCACTTCAGCCAGACCCCGGCCGTCGCCACCGAGATCGCCGACAAGCTCGGCACCGACAAGGCCGCCGCGTTCGACATCTCGGCGGGCTGCGCGGGCTTCGGCTACGGCCTCACGCTCGCCAAGGGCATGATCGTCGAGGGTTCCGCGGAGTACGTCCTCGTCATCGGCGTCGAGCGGCTGTCGGACCTGACCGACCTGGAGGACCGGGCCACCGCGTTCCTCTTCGGTGACGGTGCGGGCGCGGTCGTGGTCGGCCCCGCCCAGGAACCGGCGATCGGCCCGACGGTCTGGGGCTCGGAGGGCGACAAGTCCGAGACGATCAAGCAGACGGTGCCGTGGACGGACTTCCGCAACGGCGAGGTCGCCAAGTTCCCTGCGATCACGCAGGAGGGCCAGGCGGTGTTCCGCTGGGCCGTGTTCGAGATGGCGAAGGTCGCCCAGCAGGCGCTGGACGCGGCCGGAATCACCCCGGACGACCTGGACGTCTTCATTCCGCACCAGGCCAACGAGCGGATCATCGACTCGATGGTGAAGACGCTGAAACTGCCGGAGCACGTCACGGTCGCCCGTGATGTTCGCACCACCGGCAACACCTCGGCCGCCTCGATTCCGCTCGCGATGGAGCGGCTTCTGGCGACCGGCGAGGCGAAGAGCGGCGACACCGCGCTCGTCATCGGATTCGGGGCGGGTCTCGTCTACGCCGCCACGGTCGTTACCCTCCCCTAG
- a CDS encoding ACP S-malonyltransferase → MLVLVAPGQGAQTPGFLTPWLELPGAADRVAAWSDAIGLDLAHYGTQADADAIRDTAVAQPLLVAAGILSAAALGDIAPGAVAGHSVGEITAASFAGILDDTAALALVRKRGLAMADAAAVTETGMSALLGGDPEVSVAHLEKLGLTPANVNGAGQIVAAGTLEQLAALAEDKPEGVRKVVALKVAGAFHTHHMAPAVDVLAKAAADLTPGDPGITYVSNKDGQAVATGAEVLERLVGQVANPVRWDLCMETFKELGVTALLEVCPGGTLTGLAKRALPGVKTLALKTPDDLDAARELIAEHADA, encoded by the coding sequence GTGCTCGTACTCGTCGCTCCCGGCCAAGGCGCCCAGACGCCCGGCTTCCTGACCCCCTGGCTCGAACTGCCCGGTGCCGCGGACCGCGTCGCCGCGTGGTCGGACGCCATCGGACTGGACCTCGCCCACTACGGCACACAGGCCGACGCGGACGCGATCCGTGACACCGCCGTGGCCCAGCCGCTGCTGGTCGCGGCCGGAATCCTCTCCGCCGCAGCACTGGGTGACATCGCGCCCGGCGCGGTCGCCGGTCACAGCGTCGGCGAGATCACCGCCGCCTCCTTCGCCGGCATCCTCGACGACACCGCCGCGCTGGCCCTCGTACGCAAGCGGGGTCTGGCCATGGCCGACGCCGCCGCGGTCACCGAGACGGGTATGTCGGCGCTGCTCGGCGGCGACCCCGAGGTGTCGGTGGCGCATCTGGAGAAGCTGGGCCTGACCCCGGCGAACGTCAACGGCGCCGGTCAGATCGTCGCCGCGGGCACGCTGGAGCAGCTCGCCGCGCTCGCCGAGGACAAGCCCGAGGGCGTACGCAAGGTCGTCGCGCTGAAGGTGGCCGGCGCCTTCCACACGCATCACATGGCTCCGGCGGTCGACGTGCTGGCCAAGGCCGCCGCGGACCTGACGCCCGGCGACCCCGGGATCACCTACGTTTCGAACAAGGACGGCCAGGCCGTCGCGACCGGCGCCGAGGTGCTCGAACGCCTCGTCGGCCAGGTCGCGAACCCCGTCCGCTGGGACCTGTGCATGGAGACCTTCAAGGAGCTGGGCGTCACCGCGCTCCTGGAGGTCTGCCCCGGCGGCACGCTCACCGGCCTCGCCAAGCGCGCGCTCCCCGGCGTCAAGACGCTGGCCCTGAAGACCCCCGACGACCTCGACGCGGCCCGCGAGCTCATCGCCGAGCACGCCGACGCCTGA
- a CDS encoding SGNH/GDSL hydrolase family protein produces the protein MRKRSGRSTAVLAVLVTAVLGVAGCDAAGGDSPAPGGTEAKQGKPSPRPTPTWDRSPSSVAAVGDSITRGFDACSVLSDCPEASWATGSREDVDSLAVRLLGRTQAAKRSWNYARTGALMADVAGQMAQAVTRKPQLVAVMAGANDACRATTSAMTSVADFRTQFKDAMSTLRTSLPKAQVYVASVPDLKRLWSEGRSNPLGKQVWKLGICPSMLDDADALDAAATLRRDTVQDRVEAYNEVLEEVCEKDRYCRFDGGAVYEYRFGTEQLSHWDWFHPSVNGQARLAEIAYRTVTAKKA, from the coding sequence ATGCGGAAGCGCAGCGGCCGTTCGACGGCTGTTCTCGCCGTTCTGGTGACGGCCGTCCTGGGTGTCGCGGGGTGCGACGCCGCCGGTGGCGACTCGCCGGCTCCGGGAGGCACCGAGGCCAAGCAGGGGAAGCCGTCCCCGAGGCCGACCCCGACGTGGGACCGCAGCCCGAGCTCGGTCGCCGCGGTGGGCGACTCCATCACCCGGGGTTTCGACGCGTGCTCGGTCCTGTCGGACTGCCCCGAGGCCTCCTGGGCGACCGGCAGCAGAGAGGACGTGGACAGCCTCGCCGTACGGCTGCTGGGCCGGACGCAGGCCGCAAAGCGCAGCTGGAACTACGCCCGGACCGGGGCGCTGATGGCGGACGTGGCCGGGCAGATGGCGCAGGCGGTGACGCGGAAGCCGCAGTTGGTGGCGGTGATGGCGGGGGCGAACGACGCCTGTCGCGCGACCACGTCGGCGATGACCTCGGTGGCCGACTTCCGCACCCAGTTCAAGGACGCGATGAGCACGCTGCGCACTTCTCTGCCCAAGGCCCAGGTGTATGTGGCGAGCGTGCCGGACCTGAAGCGGCTGTGGTCCGAGGGGCGGAGCAACCCGCTGGGCAAGCAGGTGTGGAAGCTCGGGATCTGCCCCTCGATGCTGGACGACGCGGACGCTCTGGACGCGGCGGCGACCCTGCGGCGGGACACGGTGCAGGACCGGGTGGAGGCGTACAACGAGGTGCTGGAGGAGGTGTGTGAGAAGGACCGGTACTGCCGCTTCGACGGCGGCGCGGTGTACGAGTACCGGTTCGGTACGGAGCAGCTGAGCCACTGGGACTGGTTCCACCCGAGTGTGAACGGACAGGCGCGGCTGGCGGAGATTGCCTATCGCACGGTCAC
- a CDS encoding acyl carrier protein: MAATQEEIVAGLADIVNEIAGIPVEDVQLDKSFTDDLDVDSLSMVEVVVAAEERFDVKIPDEDVKNLKTVGDATDYILKHQG, translated from the coding sequence ATGGCCGCCACTCAGGAAGAGATCGTCGCCGGTCTCGCCGACATCGTGAACGAGATCGCCGGCATCCCGGTTGAGGACGTCCAGCTGGACAAGTCCTTCACCGACGACCTGGACGTCGACTCGCTGTCCATGGTCGAGGTCGTCGTCGCCGCCGAAGAGCGCTTCGACGTCAAGATCCCGGACGAGGACGTCAAGAACCTCAAGACGGTCGGCGACGCGACCGACTACATCCTCAAGCACCAGGGCTGA
- the fasR gene encoding fatty acid biosynthesis transcriptional regulator FasR, protein MPEPESSKPPATSPGSHPHPATLKRLEKSSGSLAAQAIARMDETLPWYRAMPPENRSWIGLVAQAGIAAFTEWFRHPDAPQAISTDVFGTAPRELTRAITLRQTVEMVRTTIEVMESAIDEVAAPGDENVLREALLVYAREIAFATAQVYAQAAEARGAWDARLESLVVNAVLSGEADEGAVSRAAALGWNAPEHVCVVLGTAPDGDSELTVEAIRRAARHAKLQVLTGVLGDRLVVIAGGSDNPLAVAKSLIGPYAAGPVVAGPVVPDLLAATRSAQAAAAGLKACSAWQDAPRPVLADDLLPERAMAGDPSAREQLVEEIYRPLEEAGSALLETLSVYLEQASSLEGAARMLFVHPNTVRYRLRRVTDVTGWSPSDVRSAFTLRIALILGRLADGDPQS, encoded by the coding sequence GTGCCCGAACCCGAATCCAGCAAGCCACCCGCCACCAGCCCCGGCTCCCACCCCCACCCCGCAACCCTCAAGCGGCTGGAGAAGTCGTCGGGAAGTCTCGCCGCGCAAGCCATCGCGCGCATGGACGAGACGCTGCCGTGGTACCGGGCCATGCCCCCGGAGAACCGTTCCTGGATCGGTCTGGTGGCCCAGGCGGGCATCGCCGCGTTCACCGAGTGGTTCCGGCACCCCGACGCCCCCCAGGCGATCTCCACCGACGTGTTCGGAACCGCGCCGCGCGAGCTGACCCGGGCCATCACCCTCCGCCAGACCGTCGAGATGGTGCGCACCACCATCGAGGTCATGGAGTCCGCGATCGACGAGGTGGCCGCTCCCGGCGACGAGAACGTGCTGCGAGAAGCCCTGCTCGTCTACGCCCGCGAGATCGCCTTCGCCACCGCCCAGGTCTACGCCCAGGCCGCCGAGGCACGCGGTGCCTGGGACGCACGCCTGGAGTCGCTGGTCGTGAACGCCGTCCTCAGCGGGGAGGCCGACGAGGGTGCGGTATCCCGCGCCGCCGCCCTCGGCTGGAACGCTCCCGAGCATGTGTGCGTGGTGTTGGGTACGGCGCCGGACGGTGACAGTGAGTTGACCGTGGAGGCGATCCGGCGGGCGGCCCGGCACGCCAAGTTGCAGGTGCTCACCGGGGTGCTCGGGGACCGGCTGGTGGTGATCGCGGGCGGCAGCGACAACCCCCTCGCGGTGGCCAAGTCGCTGATCGGGCCGTATGCCGCCGGGCCGGTGGTGGCGGGTCCCGTCGTACCGGATCTGCTGGCCGCGACCCGGTCCGCGCAGGCCGCCGCGGCCGGGCTGAAGGCGTGTTCTGCCTGGCAGGACGCCCCGCGGCCGGTGCTGGCCGACGATCTGCTGCCGGAGCGCGCGATGGCCGGGGACCCGAGCGCTCGCGAGCAGCTGGTGGAGGAGATCTACAGACCGCTGGAGGAAGCCGGTTCCGCGCTCCTGGAGACGCTCTCCGTCTATCTCGAGCAGGCGAGCAGCCTCGAAGGCGCCGCGCGCATGCTGTTCGTCCATCCCAACACCGTGCGCTACCGGCTCCGACGTGTGACTGACGTCACCGGCTGGTCGCCATCAGATGTACGGTCGGCGTTCACGTTGCGGATCGCGCTGATCCTGGGGCGTCTGGCCGATGGAGATCCGCAGTCCTAG
- a CDS encoding beta-ketoacyl synthase, with amino-acid sequence MSPTNRTVVVTGIGATTPLGGDAASTWEGLIAGKSGVKPLEQDWAAEQAVRIAAPVAVEPSEVIPRPQARRLDRSAQFALIAAQEAWADAGFTAKAGETATSAATAAGTVDPDRLGAVIASGIGGVTTLLDQYDVLKEKGVRRVSPHTVPMLMPNGPSANVGLAVGARAGVHTPVSACASGAEAIGYAIEMIRSGRADVVVAGGTEAAIHPLPIAAFGNMMAMSKNNDDPEGASRPYDVARDGFVLGEGAGVIVLESAEHAAKRGARVYAEAVGQGISADSHDIVQPEPEGRGISHALQNLLDNTDLNPAEIMHVNAHATSTPAGDVAELKALRKVFGDDTDHMAVSATKSMTGHLLGGAGGVESVATVLALYHRLAPPTINVENLDPEAEANADVVRGEARKLPVEGRIAALNDSFGFGGHNVVLAFRTV; translated from the coding sequence GTGAGCCCGACCAATCGCACCGTGGTCGTCACCGGTATCGGCGCAACCACACCGCTGGGTGGCGACGCAGCCTCTACCTGGGAGGGCCTGATCGCCGGCAAGTCCGGCGTCAAGCCCCTGGAGCAGGACTGGGCGGCCGAGCAGGCCGTCCGTATCGCGGCCCCGGTCGCCGTGGAGCCTTCCGAGGTCATTCCACGGCCGCAGGCCCGCCGCCTGGACCGGTCGGCGCAGTTCGCGCTGATCGCCGCCCAGGAGGCCTGGGCGGACGCCGGTTTCACCGCCAAGGCCGGTGAGACTGCGACATCAGCCGCTACCGCGGCGGGCACCGTCGACCCCGACCGGCTCGGCGCGGTCATCGCCTCCGGCATCGGCGGCGTGACGACCCTGCTCGACCAGTACGACGTGCTCAAGGAGAAGGGCGTCCGCCGCGTCTCCCCGCACACCGTCCCCATGCTGATGCCGAACGGCCCCTCCGCCAACGTGGGTCTGGCCGTGGGCGCCCGCGCGGGCGTGCACACGCCGGTCTCCGCGTGTGCCTCCGGCGCCGAGGCCATCGGCTACGCCATCGAGATGATCCGCTCCGGCCGCGCCGACGTCGTCGTCGCGGGTGGTACGGAGGCGGCGATCCATCCGCTGCCCATCGCCGCGTTCGGCAACATGATGGCGATGTCCAAGAACAACGACGATCCCGAGGGCGCGTCCCGTCCGTACGACGTGGCCCGTGACGGCTTCGTCCTCGGCGAGGGCGCCGGCGTGATCGTCCTGGAGTCCGCCGAGCACGCCGCGAAGCGCGGTGCGCGGGTGTACGCCGAGGCGGTCGGGCAGGGTATCTCCGCCGACAGCCACGACATCGTGCAGCCCGAGCCGGAAGGGCGCGGTATCTCGCACGCGCTGCAGAACCTGCTCGACAACACCGACCTGAACCCGGCCGAGATCATGCACGTCAACGCGCACGCGACGTCCACGCCGGCCGGTGACGTGGCCGAGCTGAAGGCGCTGCGGAAGGTGTTCGGCGACGACACGGACCACATGGCGGTCTCCGCGACCAAGTCGATGACCGGGCATCTGCTGGGCGGCGCGGGCGGCGTGGAGTCGGTCGCGACGGTGCTGGCCCTGTACCACCGGCTGGCTCCGCCGACCATCAACGTCGAGAACCTCGACCCCGAGGCCGAGGCCAACGCGGACGTGGTGCGCGGCGAGGCCCGGAAGCTGCCGGTCGAGGGCCGGATCGCCGCGCTGAACGACTCGTTCGGCTTCGGCGGGCACAACGTGGTGCTGGCGTTCCGTACGGTGTGA